A region from the Buteo buteo chromosome 19, bButBut1.hap1.1, whole genome shotgun sequence genome encodes:
- the ETFRF1 gene encoding electron transfer flavoprotein regulatory factor 1 — translation MANSLRGEVLNLYKNLLYLGREYPKGADYFRSRLKAAFLKNKDVKDPEKIKQLIARGEFVIKELEALYFLRKYRALKQRYYSDDNQ, via the exons ATGGCCAATTCTTTAAGAGGTGAAGTGTTGAATCTATACAAAAAT ctgCTGTACCTTGGAAGGGAGTATCCCAAAGGAGCAGACTACTTTAGAAGCCgtttgaaagcagcttttctaaaaaataaagatgtgaaaGATCCTGAAAAAATTAAGCAACTAATTGCACGAGGAGAATTTGTTATAAAAGAGTTGGAGGCTTTGTACTTTCTCAGGAAATACAGAGCTCTGAAACAGCGCTACTACAGTGACGACAATCAGTAA
- the KRAS gene encoding GTPase KRas isoform X1, whose translation MTEYKLVVVGAGGVGKSALTIQLIQNHFVDEYDPTIEDSYRKQVVIDGETCLLDILDTAGQEEYSAMRDQYMRTGEGFLCVFAINNTKSFEDIHHYREQIKRVKDSEDVPMVLVGNKCDLPSRTVDTKQAQDLARSYGIPFIETSAKTRQGVDDAFYTLVREIRKHKEKMSKDGKKKKKKTKTKCIIM comes from the exons atgacagaatataAACTTGTTGTCGTTGGAGCTGGTGGTGTAGGCAAGAGCGCCTTGACAATACAGCTAATTCAGAATCACTTTGTGGATGAATATGACCCTACAATAGAG gaTTCCTACAGGAAGCAAGTAGTAATTGATGGAGAAACCTGTCTCTTGGATATTCTTGATACAGCAGGTCAAGAAGAATACAGTGCAATGAGGGACCAATATATGAGAACAGGGGAAGGCTTCCTGTGTGTATTTGCTATAAACAATACAAAGTCTTTTGAAGATATTCACCATTATAG ggAACAGATAAAGAGAGTTAAAGACTCTGAAGATGTCCCAATGGTGCTAGTAGGAAACAAATGTGATTTGCCTTCCAGAACAGTAGATACAAAACAAGCTCAGGATTTAGCAAGAAGTTATGGAATTCCTTTCATTGAAACATCAGCAAAAACAAGACAG GGTGTTGATGATGCCTTTTATACATTAGTTCGAGAaatcagaaaacacaaagagaagATGAGCAAAGAtggtaaaaagaagaaaaagaagacaaagacaAAGTGTATAATTATGTAA
- the KRAS gene encoding GTPase KRas isoform X2: MTEYKLVVVGAGGVGKSALTIQLIQNHFVDEYDPTIEDSYRKQVVIDGETCLLDILDTAGQEEYSAMRDQYMRTGEGFLCVFAINNTKSFEDIHHYREQIKRVKDSEDVPMVLVGNKCDLPSRTVDTKQAQDLARSYGIPFIETSAKTRQRVEDAFYTLVREIRQYRVKKISKEEKTPGCVKIKKCLVM, encoded by the exons atgacagaatataAACTTGTTGTCGTTGGAGCTGGTGGTGTAGGCAAGAGCGCCTTGACAATACAGCTAATTCAGAATCACTTTGTGGATGAATATGACCCTACAATAGAG gaTTCCTACAGGAAGCAAGTAGTAATTGATGGAGAAACCTGTCTCTTGGATATTCTTGATACAGCAGGTCAAGAAGAATACAGTGCAATGAGGGACCAATATATGAGAACAGGGGAAGGCTTCCTGTGTGTATTTGCTATAAACAATACAAAGTCTTTTGAAGATATTCACCATTATAG ggAACAGATAAAGAGAGTTAAAGACTCTGAAGATGTCCCAATGGTGCTAGTAGGAAACAAATGTGATTTGCCTTCCAGAACAGTAGATACAAAACAAGCTCAGGATTTAGCAAGAAGTTATGGAATTCCTTTCATTGAAACATCAGCAAAAACAAGACAG AGAGTGGAGGATGCTTTTTATACATTGGTGCGAGAGATTCGACAgtacagagtgaaaaaaatcagcaaagaagaaaagactccAGGGTGcgtgaaaattaaaaaatgccttgTAATGTAA